One Solibacillus sp. R5-41 DNA segment encodes these proteins:
- a CDS encoding nicotinate phosphoribosyltransferase, whose product MSGKYVDDSLTLHTDLYQINMAESYWADGIHNRKAVFELYFRKLPFGNGYAVFAGLERMLDYLKNFKFSETDIAYLRDELQYKEDFIAYLKDVRFTGTMYSMIEGELVFANEPIVRIEAPLVEAQLIETALLNIVNYQTLIATKASRIKQIIKDEVGMEFGTRRAQEMDAAIWGARAAIVGGFESTSNVRAGKIFNIPVSGTHAHALVQAYKNDYDAFHSYAKRHKNCVFLVDTYNTLKSGVPTAIKVAKELGDKINFIGIRLDSGDIAFLSKEARRMLDEAGFPNAKIIVSNDLDEYTILNLKAQGARVDMWGIGTKLITAYDQPALGAVYKMVSIENENGDLEDTIKISANAEKVTTPGLKKVFRIINKKNGKSEGDYITMADENPSSEDKLKMFHPVHTFVSKFVTNFEAKELHVKVVDQGEIIYENPTLQEVRHYAIGNLELLWDEYKRALNPEEYPVDLSQKCWDNKMRNIQEVHNMVAGINQR is encoded by the coding sequence ATGAGTGGAAAGTATGTAGATGATAGTTTAACGTTGCATACAGATTTATATCAAATTAATATGGCGGAAAGCTACTGGGCAGATGGTATTCACAATCGCAAAGCGGTTTTTGAGCTGTATTTTAGAAAGCTACCATTTGGCAATGGCTATGCAGTGTTCGCCGGTTTAGAACGTATGCTAGATTATTTAAAAAACTTTAAATTTAGTGAAACAGATATCGCTTATTTACGCGACGAACTTCAATATAAAGAAGATTTTATTGCTTATTTAAAAGATGTACGTTTTACAGGTACTATGTATTCAATGATCGAAGGAGAGCTTGTTTTTGCAAATGAGCCAATCGTACGAATCGAGGCGCCATTAGTAGAGGCACAATTGATTGAAACAGCATTGTTGAATATTGTTAATTACCAAACGCTTATCGCAACGAAAGCGAGCCGTATTAAGCAAATAATTAAAGATGAAGTTGGAATGGAATTCGGAACGCGTCGAGCACAAGAAATGGATGCAGCTATTTGGGGTGCTCGTGCAGCGATTGTAGGCGGATTTGAATCTACATCGAATGTTCGTGCAGGTAAAATTTTTAATATTCCTGTCTCGGGCACGCATGCACATGCATTGGTACAAGCATATAAAAACGACTATGATGCCTTTCACTCCTATGCAAAGCGTCATAAAAATTGCGTATTTTTAGTGGACACATACAATACGCTAAAGTCGGGGGTACCGACGGCGATCAAAGTAGCGAAAGAGCTTGGGGATAAAATAAACTTTATCGGGATTCGTTTAGATAGCGGCGATATTGCGTTCCTATCAAAAGAAGCGCGACGCATGCTGGACGAAGCAGGATTCCCAAATGCAAAAATTATTGTATCGAATGATTTAGATGAATACACTATTTTAAATTTAAAAGCGCAAGGTGCACGTGTAGATATGTGGGGAATTGGCACGAAGCTAATTACAGCCTATGATCAGCCGGCATTAGGGGCAGTATATAAAATGGTTTCAATTGAAAATGAGAATGGTGACCTAGAAGATACGATAAAAATCTCAGCCAATGCAGAAAAAGTAACGACACCAGGCCTGAAAAAGGTTTTCCGAATTATTAATAAGAAAAATGGGAAATCAGAAGGTGACTATATTACGATGGCCGATGAAAATCCCTCAAGTGAGGATAAGCTTAAAATGTTCCACCCTGTGCATACGTTCGTTTCGAAGTTTGTCACGAATTTTGAAGCAAAAGAATTGCATGTAAAAGTGGTTGATCAAGGCGAAATTATTTATGAAAATCCAACGCTACAAGAAGTTCGTCACTATGCAATTGGCAATTTAGAGCTACTGTGGGATGAATATAAGCGGGCATTAAATCCAGAAGAATATCCAGTTGATCTAAGTCAAAAATGCTGGGACAACAAAATGCGTAATATTCAAGAAGTACACAATATGGTTGCGGGAATCAATCAGCGATAA
- a CDS encoding ATP-binding cassette domain-containing protein — protein sequence MLQHAITFDDVSFEINQTKLLKNITGAFYKGQITTLIGPSGAGKTTLLKLCNGLTSASNGQIRIEQEPIELIEPTALRRKIGIALQSAPIFKTSVYENLTLPRKLQQQQLYKEEALSFLQAVGLDEAFLMREATDLSGGQKQKLSIARTLVNQSEVLLLDEITSALDPKSVREIEELVVQLNEKDGVTIIWITHNIEQAMQLGHFTWMLKEGQLIEADKTEALFQSQNPVVQSFIQQGDE from the coding sequence ATGCTACAACATGCTATTACATTCGATGATGTTTCATTCGAAATAAATCAAACGAAGCTATTAAAAAATATTACTGGTGCATTTTATAAAGGACAAATTACGACACTCATCGGTCCTTCTGGAGCGGGAAAAACGACGCTACTTAAATTGTGCAACGGTTTAACTTCTGCATCAAACGGACAAATTAGGATTGAACAGGAACCGATTGAATTGATTGAGCCAACCGCATTGCGCCGCAAAATCGGGATTGCATTGCAATCCGCGCCTATTTTTAAAACTTCTGTCTATGAGAATTTAACACTTCCTCGTAAATTACAGCAGCAACAACTGTATAAAGAAGAGGCATTGTCCTTTTTGCAAGCAGTTGGGCTAGATGAGGCGTTTTTAATGCGAGAAGCAACGGATTTATCTGGTGGGCAAAAGCAAAAACTTTCGATTGCTCGAACATTAGTCAATCAGTCAGAAGTTCTATTGCTCGATGAAATTACTTCCGCACTAGATCCAAAATCCGTTCGAGAAATTGAAGAATTAGTCGTTCAATTAAACGAAAAAGACGGGGTAACAATTATTTGGATAACACATAATATCGAGCAGGCAATGCAACTCGGGCATTTTACATGGATGTTAAAAGAGGGGCAATTAATTGAAGCGGACAAAACCGAGGCGTTATTTCAATCTCAAAATCCAGTCGTCCAATCATTTATCCAGCAGGGTGACGAATGA
- the fetB gene encoding iron export ABC transporter permease subunit FetB, whose product MTYTSLSLTLLFVLIPLALSKALKLGLERDTTIATVRSVVQLLAVGYILNFVFESDNVIYMLLMISLMILAATLNARQKGKNIPGITWKLVLTLLSVEAVIMSVLLGLQIMPATANFIIPISGMMIGNSMVLCILFLNRFQSEIKGNEHTIELILSLGGTPKQAIHKQLMDSIKASMIPTIESQKTIGLVQLPGIMSGQIIGGANPIEAVQFQILIIFALLTCATLSSVILGFLVYPTLFNERMQKLVT is encoded by the coding sequence ATAACCTATACTTCCCTATCCCTTACTTTACTATTTGTTTTGATCCCACTTGCACTATCGAAAGCATTAAAACTAGGGTTAGAACGGGATACAACGATTGCCACGGTACGCTCTGTCGTTCAGCTACTTGCTGTTGGATACATACTGAATTTCGTTTTCGAATCAGATAACGTCATTTATATGTTATTAATGATTTCATTAATGATTTTGGCGGCGACGTTAAACGCACGTCAGAAAGGGAAAAACATACCGGGTATTACGTGGAAGCTCGTCTTGACATTACTTTCGGTAGAAGCTGTTATTATGAGTGTGTTACTGGGGCTCCAAATCATGCCGGCTACTGCAAACTTCATCATCCCAATAAGTGGTATGATGATTGGAAATTCGATGGTGTTATGCATATTATTTTTAAATCGTTTTCAATCTGAAATTAAGGGAAATGAGCATACAATAGAACTTATTTTGTCGCTCGGCGGTACACCAAAACAGGCGATCCATAAGCAGTTAATGGATTCCATCAAGGCAAGTATGATTCCTACAATTGAATCTCAAAAAACGATTGGGCTTGTCCAGTTACCCGGCATTATGAGCGGACAAATTATAGGCGGCGCAAATCCGATTGAGGCTGTGCAGTTCCAAATTTTAATCATTTTTGCCTTATTGACCTGTGCTACGCTATCATCTGTTATTTTGGGGTTTTTAGTGTATCCCACATTATTTAACGAACGTATGCAAAAGTTAGTGACCTAA